A window from Rhea pennata isolate bPtePen1 chromosome 1, bPtePen1.pri, whole genome shotgun sequence encodes these proteins:
- the TNFSF13B gene encoding tumor necrosis factor ligand superfamily member 13B codes for MKFVDCVHVIQQKDTASSPSAPPGAGLGTRGLFSVTFLWLAMLLSSCLAAVSLYHVITLKTEVEALRSELIYRVQASSQLDQPLVSPNEDRVDVPASSFLQVSAAPARQGNRVPGPDATEHFWEEIWNGSRKRGRRSIIRTEETGLQACLQLIADSKSDVQQKDDSSIVPWLLSFKRGTALEEQGNKIVIKETGYFFIYGQVLYTDTTFAMGHLIQRKKAHVFGDDLSLVTLFRCIQNMPQSYPNNSCYTAGIAKLEEGDELQLTIPRRRAKISLDGDGTFFGAVRLL; via the exons ATGAAATTCGTGGACTGTGTGCACGTCATCCAGCAGAAGGATACcgcctcctctccctctgccccccctGGTGCTGGTTTGGGCACCAGGGGACTTTTTTCTGTCACATTCCTGTGGCTTGCAATGCTCCTGTCCTCTTGTCTTGCAGCAGTGTCTCTTTACCATGTTATCACCctgaaaacagaagtagaaGCTCTCCGTAGCGAGCTGATCTACAGGGTCCAGGCAAGCTCCCAGCTAGACCAGCCACTGGTGTCCCCTAATGAAGACCGAGTGGATGTCCCCgcttcttccttcctgcaaGTGTCAGCAGCTCCGGCCAGGCAG GGAAACAGGGTACCTGGTCCTGACGCAACTGAGCATTTCTGGGAGGAAATCTGGAATGGGAGCAGAAAGAGGGGGAGGAGGTCTATCATCCGCACTGAAGAAACAG GGCTGCAGGCCTGCTTGCAACTGATTGCTGACAGCAAAAGTGATGTCCAACAGAAAG ATGATTCAAGCATTGTCCCTTGGCTCCTTAGCTTTAAACGTGGAACAGCTCTGGaagaacaaggaaataaaatagtcATCAAAGAAACAGGATACTTTTTCATATATGGCCAG gTTTTATATACAGATACAACATTTGCTATGGGACATCTAATACAGAGGAAGAAGGCCCATGTGTTTGGTGATGATCTCAGTTTGGTGACATTATTTCGTTGCATCCAAAATATGCCACAGTCTTATCCGAATAATTCTTGCTATACTGCTG GCATTGCAAAATTAGAAGAAGGGGATGAGCTTCAACTTACAATACCACGAAGAAGGGCCAAAATATCCTTGGATGGAGATGGAACTTTTTTTGGTGCAGTTAGACTCCTCTGA